A genome region from Meriones unguiculatus strain TT.TT164.6M chromosome 19, Bangor_MerUng_6.1, whole genome shotgun sequence includes the following:
- the LOC110564591 gene encoding prolactin-2C2-like — protein MQLSLTQLPSRTLLLLLLSNLLLWENVASVPMCAARNGRCFVSLEDMFYFAGTFSHEVSVEISTLFSLFYAVLLKSVNTLLIAWEHPLEHLVSTISTLRNIPAAIISKARRVKEKNTSLHQGFNSIISLVLRGDEKEEKYPTWSGLASLQSKNEDARIWAFYNMIRCLDNDFKKIDINLNALK, from the exons GGACACTGCTCCTACTCCTGCTGTCCAACCTGCTTCTGTGGGAGAATGTGGCATCAGTGCCTATGTGTGCTGCTAGGAATGGTCGCTGCTTTGTGTCCTTGGAAGACATGTTTTATTTTGCAGGCACGTTTTCTCACGAAGTCAGTGTCGAAATTTCAACATTGTTCAGTCTGTTT TATGCCGTCTTACTGAAGTCAGTGAACACTCTTTTGATTGCCTGGGAACACCCTCTGGAGCATCTAGTGAGCACAATATCTACCTTGAGAAACATCCCTGCTGCTATCATCTCCAAAGCCAGACGTGTAAAGGAAAAGAACACCAGCCTCCACCAAGGGTTTAACAGCATCATCAGCCTG GTTCTGCGTGGAGATGAAAAAGAGGAGAAGTACCCTACCTGGTCTGGACTGGCATCCTTGCAGTCAAAAAATGAAGATGCTCGCATTTGGGCTTTTTATAACATGATCCGATGCCTAGACAATGACTTTAAGAAAATTGACATTAATCTAAACGCCCTGAAGTGA